From a region of the Paenibacillus sp. FSL R10-2734 genome:
- a CDS encoding undecaprenyl-phosphate glucose phosphotransferase has translation MIRRNQKFLTQLYMVADFLVIQLSFLVAWWLKFRSGWMTYENPLPVESYAYWSLIYGGVAVLIGILLSLYLPKRKKRFVDEFIKIFQVHIMGIFILLGLMFFVKEINISRTYLALYMGFNVLSIMLYRYVLKKMLKSLREKGHNRQFVLIIGAGTLGKRFYNNLEQYPELGYEAIGFLDDYHTWDTIEEQRYKPILGTVDQLSGMLEMLPVDEVILALPLDAHSKYPSIIAACEKAGVRTLIIPDFFDYLPARPYFDNFAGMPMINVRDIPLDMTGNKMAKRLFDIVFSLFAIIMISPVMLIVALGVRLTSPGPIIFRQERVGLNRRNFMMYKFRSMKMQQDGEEDTGWSTPEDPRRTRFGTFIRKTSLDELPQFFNVLMGHMSVVGPRPERPYYVEQFRDEIPKYMVKHHVRPGITGWAQSNGLRGDTSIEERIKHDIFYIENWSLLFDIRIIFKTIRNGFVNKNAY, from the coding sequence ATGATTCGGCGGAATCAGAAATTTTTGACACAGCTCTACATGGTGGCTGACTTTCTTGTCATCCAGCTGTCCTTCTTAGTAGCCTGGTGGCTAAAGTTTAGAAGCGGATGGATGACGTATGAGAACCCGTTGCCTGTAGAGTCATACGCTTATTGGAGTTTGATTTATGGCGGAGTGGCTGTCCTAATCGGTATACTGCTGTCGCTGTATTTGCCTAAGCGTAAGAAACGTTTTGTCGATGAATTTATCAAGATTTTCCAAGTGCATATTATGGGTATTTTTATCCTGCTTGGTTTGATGTTCTTCGTAAAAGAAATAAATATCTCTCGGACATATCTAGCTCTTTATATGGGATTTAATGTTCTTTCTATTATGCTGTACCGTTATGTACTGAAGAAGATGCTTAAATCTTTACGAGAAAAAGGTCACAATCGTCAGTTCGTGCTTATCATCGGCGCAGGTACACTAGGCAAAAGATTCTACAACAATTTGGAGCAATACCCCGAGCTCGGATATGAAGCGATTGGTTTCCTGGATGACTATCATACTTGGGATACCATTGAGGAACAGCGATATAAACCTATCCTAGGAACGGTTGATCAGTTATCCGGTATGCTAGAGATGCTGCCTGTGGACGAGGTTATATTGGCGCTGCCACTCGATGCGCATTCGAAGTATCCTTCAATTATTGCGGCTTGTGAAAAAGCAGGCGTACGCACATTGATTATCCCTGACTTTTTCGACTACTTACCAGCACGCCCTTACTTTGATAATTTTGCAGGTATGCCAATGATCAATGTTCGTGATATTCCACTGGATATGACGGGTAATAAGATGGCAAAACGATTGTTTGATATTGTGTTCTCCTTATTCGCAATTATTATGATATCTCCTGTAATGCTTATCGTGGCTCTTGGTGTACGACTGACCTCTCCGGGACCGATTATATTCCGGCAGGAACGTGTGGGATTGAACCGCCGTAATTTTATGATGTATAAGTTCCGTTCCATGAAGATGCAGCAGGACGGCGAAGAGGATACAGGCTGGAGCACACCTGAAGATCCTCGCAGAACTCGATTTGGAACCTTCATCCGTAAGACAAGTCTGGATGAGCTTCCGCAATTCTTTAATGTACTGATGGGACATATGAGTGTTGTTGGTCCTCGGCCAGAACGCCCTTATTATGTGGAACAGTTCCGTGATGAAATTCCAAAGTATATGGTAAAACACCATGTACGCCCTGGAATCACAGGTTGGGCACAGAGCAATGGACTCCGCGGTGACACTTCCATCGAGGAGCGGATCAAACACGATATTTTCTACATCGAGAACTGGTCCTTACTGTTTGATATTCGTATTATTTTCAAAACGATTCGCAACGGCTTCGTCAACAAAAATGCTTATTGA
- the rfbD gene encoding dTDP-4-dehydrorhamnose reductase: protein MKVLVTGAAGQLGQDVVLLLQHQGHQVMGCDRQEMDITDLDQCIQVIGEFGPDAVIHCAAHTAVDAAESDIDAAYLINATGSRNVALATEKAGAKLVYISTDYVFDGMGTKPYHEYDNTDPQSIYGKSKRAGEILVQSLSSKYFIVRTSWVYGKYGNNFVKTMLKLGQEKPMLQVVDDQKGSPTYTVDLARFLLELIQTEKYGVYHASNSDSCTWFEFTQAIFAEAEDILGLKFTAKLEPCATEQFPRPAPRPRNSVMEHLSIRTNGFKDIRPWREGLRDFLLELKE, encoded by the coding sequence CTGAAGGTGCTTGTTACAGGTGCGGCCGGACAACTGGGCCAAGACGTTGTTTTACTACTCCAGCATCAAGGTCACCAAGTGATGGGCTGCGACCGTCAAGAGATGGATATCACCGATCTGGATCAATGTATCCAGGTTATTGGTGAGTTTGGACCGGATGCTGTCATTCATTGTGCTGCGCATACGGCAGTAGATGCGGCGGAAAGTGACATCGATGCAGCGTATTTAATTAATGCTACTGGCAGTCGGAACGTAGCGCTAGCTACTGAAAAAGCCGGAGCTAAGTTGGTGTACATTAGTACGGATTATGTTTTTGACGGGATGGGCACGAAACCCTACCACGAATATGATAATACCGATCCACAGAGCATCTATGGGAAGTCTAAGCGGGCTGGAGAGATTCTAGTACAATCCCTTTCCTCTAAATATTTCATCGTACGGACATCATGGGTGTACGGCAAATACGGAAATAACTTCGTCAAAACAATGCTGAAGCTTGGTCAAGAAAAGCCGATGCTTCAAGTTGTAGATGACCAAAAGGGTTCACCAACCTATACAGTCGATTTAGCTCGATTCTTGCTTGAGCTTATCCAAACTGAGAAGTATGGTGTATACCATGCGTCAAATAGCGACTCTTGTACTTGGTTTGAATTTACTCAGGCGATTTTTGCAGAGGCTGAGGATATTTTGGGCTTGAAGTTCACTGCTAAGCTTGAGCCGTGTGCTACAGAACAGTTCCCACGCCCTGCACCACGTCCTCGTAATTCGGTGATGGAGCATTTGTCGATTCGGACGAATGGATTTAAGGATATTCGGCCTTGGCGTGAGGGGCTAAGAGACTTCCTTCTGGAGCTAAAAGAATAG
- a CDS encoding glycosyltransferase family 2 protein, with protein MNNKTVSVHIVTYNSADDIIDCLQAVKAQDYPIEKIVVVDNASSDGCAEKVNIFYSTIPKASPTHSLENTEESNVSKHEDLPTDLVLIQNQKNTGFAPAHNQAIFATNTDYVLVLNPDLTLAPDYVSRLVAQIEDNPQIGSATGKLLLKADHGLVDSTGLLMNRARRAFDRGAGEPADQWTQSGSVFGVSGAAAMYSRRMIDDISVDGEFFDADFFAYKEDVDVAWRGQLFGWQAYYDAEAIGYHERGWKTSGRSTKAMFIRRISYINRYKMIYKNEPARTMLKTILISLPYELAAHGYMLLREPQLIVAWKSFFTQLPALKRKRKYIQATIKERKKHKI; from the coding sequence ATGAACAACAAAACAGTTAGTGTACATATCGTCACCTACAATAGTGCGGATGATATCATAGATTGCTTGCAGGCAGTAAAGGCACAGGATTATCCTATTGAAAAAATTGTCGTTGTAGACAATGCGTCTTCTGATGGTTGTGCTGAAAAAGTAAACATTTTCTATAGCACAATCCCTAAAGCTTCACCAACTCATTCTCTTGAGAATACTGAGGAGTCAAACGTGTCGAAGCACGAGGATTTACCCACTGACCTAGTTCTCATCCAAAACCAAAAGAACACAGGCTTCGCCCCAGCCCACAATCAAGCGATATTCGCCACGAATACAGATTACGTGCTCGTCCTTAACCCTGACCTAACGCTGGCCCCAGACTATGTCTCTAGACTCGTTGCACAGATAGAGGACAATCCACAGATCGGCAGCGCCACAGGCAAGCTTTTGCTTAAGGCCGATCATGGGCTGGTAGATAGCACAGGTCTCTTGATGAACAGAGCACGGCGTGCTTTTGATCGTGGAGCAGGCGAGCCAGCGGACCAATGGACACAGTCAGGTTCTGTATTCGGCGTATCTGGAGCGGCGGCGATGTATTCTCGGCGGATGATCGACGACATAAGTGTTGATGGTGAATTTTTCGATGCGGATTTTTTCGCGTATAAGGAAGACGTAGACGTCGCCTGGCGCGGGCAACTCTTCGGCTGGCAAGCCTATTATGATGCTGAGGCGATCGGATATCATGAACGTGGCTGGAAAACGTCTGGCCGCAGCACCAAAGCGATGTTCATCCGACGAATATCTTACATTAACCGTTATAAAATGATATATAAGAATGAACCGGCTCGAACGATGTTGAAGACCATTTTAATTTCTCTTCCCTATGAGCTTGCCGCACACGGCTATATGCTTCTTAGAGAGCCGCAGCTAATCGTGGCATGGAAATCCTTTTTTACTCAGCTCCCTGCATTAAAAAGGAAGCGGAAGTATATACAGGCCACCATAAAAGAGAGAAAGAAACACAAAATCTAA
- the pcrA gene encoding DNA helicase PcrA, producing MQLISIQDAVSRLNPPQRQAVETTEGPLLIMAGAGSGKTRVLTHRIAWLIANRKAPPWAILAITFTNKAAREMQERVSKLVGPEGRDIWVSTFHSMCVRILRKDIERIGFTSNFSILDSTDQLSVIRNCMKELNIDTKKFEPKAVQAVISASKNELITPTQYEQKVGDYFEGLIAKVYKMYQRRLRSNNSLDFDDLIMKTIELFKEVPEVLDFYQKKFKYIHVDEYQDTNRAQYMLCRMLADSHHRICVVGDSDQSIYRWRGADITNILNFEEDYPEAKTILLEQNYRSTANILNAANGVIALNSGRKPKKLWTDSEEGAKIKVYRADSEHDEGYFVTGEISKNVKQGQAYQNHAILYRTNAQSRVIEEILIKSDIPYQIVGGIKFYDRKEIKDLLAYLRLLSNPDDDISLTRIINVPKRGLGDTTVGKLAAAAGERGVSIFRVLQTVDDLGFAGRTRNMLVEFYDMIEALHRMVEFLSVTELTEKILEMSQYRLELQNENTLESRSRLENIDEFLSVTMEFEKNNEDKSLVSFLTDLALIADIDSVNDDEEDRSDAVVLMTMHSAKGLEFPTVFIVGMEEGVFPHSRAFQDNDELEEERRLAYVGITRAEKQLFLSCARMRTLFGRTTANAPSRFLEEIPEELKEDTAKNQDRFQRGGAEVGGAYGGRGFSGGGRGNFGGRGGATGATPAGVGSTASAATSKSSVTITSGGAQRAPGAGAAAAGEYKAGDKVSHGKWGTGTVVAVKGTGNDTELQIAFPAPVGVKRLLAGFAPITRVE from the coding sequence ATGCAACTTATTAGCATACAAGATGCAGTCAGCCGATTGAATCCTCCACAAAGGCAGGCTGTCGAAACAACCGAAGGCCCTCTTTTGATTATGGCGGGTGCGGGCAGTGGAAAGACGAGAGTGCTTACTCACCGAATTGCCTGGCTGATTGCCAATCGAAAGGCGCCGCCTTGGGCGATTTTGGCGATTACGTTTACGAATAAAGCCGCACGGGAAATGCAGGAACGTGTATCTAAGCTCGTCGGACCTGAGGGAAGAGATATTTGGGTATCCACCTTTCACTCCATGTGTGTACGGATTTTGAGGAAGGATATCGAGCGGATTGGTTTTACCTCCAACTTCTCGATTCTGGACTCTACAGACCAGTTGTCTGTAATCCGTAATTGTATGAAGGAACTGAATATTGATACGAAGAAATTCGAGCCAAAGGCTGTGCAAGCCGTAATCAGCGCATCCAAAAATGAACTGATCACTCCAACGCAGTATGAGCAGAAGGTCGGCGATTATTTCGAAGGCCTTATTGCTAAGGTATATAAGATGTATCAAAGGCGTTTGAGAAGCAATAACTCGCTCGACTTTGATGATTTGATTATGAAGACGATCGAATTGTTTAAGGAAGTTCCTGAGGTTCTTGATTTCTACCAAAAGAAATTCAAATACATCCACGTGGATGAGTATCAGGATACGAACAGAGCGCAGTACATGTTGTGCCGTATGCTGGCTGACAGCCACCACCGGATTTGCGTGGTAGGGGATAGTGACCAGTCGATTTATCGCTGGCGCGGAGCGGATATTACGAACATTCTTAATTTTGAAGAGGATTATCCAGAAGCGAAGACGATTCTTCTAGAGCAGAACTATCGTTCGACCGCTAATATCCTGAATGCAGCCAATGGCGTGATCGCGCTCAATAGTGGACGGAAGCCGAAGAAGCTGTGGACCGACTCCGAAGAAGGCGCCAAGATTAAGGTGTACCGAGCAGATTCCGAGCATGATGAAGGTTACTTTGTAACCGGAGAAATCAGTAAGAACGTGAAACAAGGTCAAGCCTATCAGAATCACGCGATACTGTATCGTACGAATGCCCAGTCACGGGTAATCGAGGAAATTCTGATTAAATCAGATATTCCGTATCAAATCGTTGGCGGGATTAAGTTCTATGATCGAAAAGAAATCAAGGACCTTCTTGCGTACCTACGTTTACTGTCTAACCCTGATGATGATATCAGTCTGACACGTATTATTAATGTTCCTAAGCGGGGATTGGGCGATACAACGGTTGGCAAGCTGGCAGCTGCGGCCGGTGAACGTGGTGTTTCTATTTTCCGCGTACTGCAAACTGTAGATGATTTGGGCTTTGCTGGCCGGACACGGAATATGCTAGTAGAGTTCTACGATATGATTGAAGCTCTGCACCGTATGGTGGAATTCTTGTCCGTAACCGAGCTGACGGAAAAAATACTGGAGATGTCGCAGTACCGTTTGGAGCTGCAAAATGAGAACACACTCGAATCACGCTCACGGTTAGAGAACATCGATGAATTTCTGTCGGTGACGATGGAGTTTGAAAAGAATAACGAGGACAAGTCGCTCGTCTCCTTCCTCACGGATCTTGCACTTATCGCAGATATTGATAGTGTGAATGATGATGAAGAGGATCGTAGTGACGCTGTAGTCCTGATGACGATGCACAGTGCAAAAGGACTGGAGTTCCCAACGGTATTTATTGTCGGGATGGAAGAAGGCGTGTTCCCGCACAGCCGTGCCTTCCAAGACAACGATGAGCTCGAAGAGGAACGCCGGCTTGCGTATGTAGGAATCACCCGCGCTGAGAAACAACTGTTTCTCTCCTGCGCGCGGATGCGTACGCTCTTTGGGCGGACAACGGCGAATGCACCGTCCCGCTTCTTGGAGGAGATTCCGGAGGAGTTGAAGGAAGATACCGCTAAGAATCAGGACCGCTTCCAGCGCGGAGGCGCGGAGGTAGGCGGTGCTTACGGCGGACGCGGCTTTAGCGGCGGTGGCCGTGGGAACTTCGGCGGCCGAGGCGGAGCCACCGGAGCTACGCCGGCTGGCGTCGGAAGCACAGCGTCAGCGGCGACAAGCAAGAGCAGCGTGACCATAACCTCAGGAGGCGCACAGCGTGCTCCTGGAGCAGGGGCTGCAGCGGCTGGCGAATACAAGGCGGGCGATAAGGTTTCCCACGGCAAGTGGGGCACTGGCACCGTTGTGGCCGTTAAGGGCACCGGGAATGACACAGAGCTACAGATTGCTTTTCCAGCACCAGTGGGTGTGAAACGACTGCTTGCTGGGTTTGCACCGATTACCAGAGTGGAATAA
- a CDS encoding heptaprenylglyceryl phosphate synthase, translating to MKSVQQMIKPWRHVFKLDPDRTISDEDLEAVCLSGTDAILIGGSTGVTYENTVDLLSRVRRFELPCALEVSELEAAVPGFDLYMIPMVLNTPDPAWIVGHHRRAIERYGFMIPWDFLLTEGYIVLNSDSSVARITGAETAIDAEEAAAYAQVADKLMSLPIVYLEYSGMFGDMETVRTVREMVEQAQLFYGGGITCEAEAEQAAALCDTVVVGNIIYSDVQQALLTVEAVKKTVQEKFD from the coding sequence ATGAAATCAGTGCAGCAAATGATCAAACCTTGGCGGCATGTGTTTAAGCTGGACCCGGATCGGACGATTTCTGATGAGGATTTGGAGGCCGTTTGCTTATCGGGCACGGATGCCATACTGATAGGGGGCTCCACAGGAGTGACCTATGAGAATACAGTGGATCTCTTATCGAGAGTAAGACGTTTTGAGTTACCCTGTGCACTCGAGGTATCCGAACTTGAAGCTGCTGTGCCCGGATTTGATCTTTATATGATTCCAATGGTGCTCAATACTCCGGATCCAGCTTGGATTGTAGGCCATCATCGCCGAGCTATTGAACGCTATGGATTTATGATTCCATGGGATTTTCTACTAACAGAAGGCTATATTGTGTTGAATAGTGACTCTTCGGTTGCTCGGATTACAGGGGCTGAGACGGCCATTGATGCTGAAGAGGCGGCTGCTTATGCCCAGGTTGCGGACAAGCTGATGTCACTGCCAATAGTATATCTAGAGTATAGCGGGATGTTCGGGGATATGGAGACAGTACGAACAGTGCGCGAAATGGTGGAGCAAGCCCAGCTTTTTTATGGTGGGGGCATTACTTGTGAGGCGGAGGCCGAGCAAGCAGCCGCTCTGTGTGATACAGTAGTGGTCGGCAATATTATTTATAGTGATGTACAGCAGGCGTTACTAACGGTTGAGGCTGTGAAGAAGACAGTACAAGAGAAATTTGATTAG
- a CDS encoding glycosyltransferase family 2 protein, with amino-acid sequence MNVDVSILIVNYNTCRLTMDCLRSVYDSETNFSYEIILIDNNSHDDSVEMISREFPGVILIANNDNVGFARANNQGMEASSGRYVLLLNSDTVVRKDTLETMISFMDGRPDVGASGCKIILPDGSLDKACKRGFPTPSASFYYAFGFSKLFRDRPRFNGYQLGYLDPDLDYPIDCLVGAFMLLRRETIDQVGGLDEEFFMYGEDLDWCYRIKEAGWGIYYYPKTSIVHLKGGSARRRPFKIVYEFHRAMILFHRKHYSKKYNSMINGTVYAGVGVKFALSLLRNALISPKTVPSPAQSLNTASEAGSRNDKNTEVSS; translated from the coding sequence GTGAATGTAGATGTAAGCATACTTATTGTTAATTACAACACGTGTCGCCTGACGATGGATTGTCTCAGGTCGGTATATGACTCAGAAACGAACTTTTCCTATGAGATTATTTTGATAGACAACAATTCCCATGATGATTCGGTAGAGATGATTAGTAGAGAGTTTCCAGGTGTGATCTTGATCGCAAATAACGACAATGTCGGTTTTGCCCGTGCGAACAATCAGGGAATGGAGGCTTCATCCGGACGGTATGTGCTTCTGCTCAATTCAGATACGGTAGTACGTAAGGATACGCTGGAGACAATGATCTCCTTTATGGATGGTCGGCCCGATGTGGGGGCGTCAGGCTGTAAGATTATTTTGCCGGATGGTTCGCTAGATAAAGCTTGCAAGCGGGGATTTCCTACACCTTCGGCTTCCTTCTATTATGCTTTTGGATTTAGTAAGCTGTTTCGGGATCGTCCGAGGTTTAATGGTTACCAGTTAGGCTATTTGGACCCTGATCTTGATTACCCGATAGATTGTTTGGTTGGTGCGTTTATGCTATTGCGGCGGGAGACGATTGATCAGGTAGGTGGATTGGATGAGGAATTTTTTATGTACGGTGAGGATTTAGATTGGTGTTATCGTATTAAAGAGGCTGGATGGGGGATTTATTATTATCCGAAGACTTCTATCGTGCATCTTAAAGGCGGCAGTGCCAGACGCAGGCCTTTCAAAATCGTATACGAATTCCACCGAGCAATGATTTTATTTCATCGTAAGCATTATAGTAAGAAGTACAACAGTATGATAAATGGAACGGTCTATGCTGGGGTAGGTGTGAAGTTCGCACTTTCGCTTTTACGGAATGCCTTAATCTCTCCTAAGACTGTCCCATCACCTGCTCAAAGTCTTAATACTGCCAGTGAAGCAGGTAGTCGTAACGATAAAAATACTGAGGTGAGTTCATGA
- a CDS encoding phosphatidylinositol-specific phospholipase C/glycerophosphodiester phosphodiesterase family protein, whose translation MDKKKIVATVIVIGALVMLLVITFSKEDEQPASGFESHKVVAHAMGGINGYTYTNALEAFVANYAQGTRLFEVDLLLTTDNQLVGRHEWSENMSKLLGQLDVLPANKQGVALDYKEFMDSPILDIYSPIDVEKLLDLMQHYPDAYIVTDTKENKPELINKQFTLLTEAAQRRDPALLDRIVPQIYNQTMLDEINKVHSFSEVLYTLYQSQDTDEQVVDFVKKTGVDITMPASRATKDFVKKLKKAGARVYVHTVNEEDEIRKLYRMGVDGFYTDFVPEDDLNNMRGLR comes from the coding sequence ATGGATAAGAAAAAGATTGTTGCAACCGTAATCGTAATTGGGGCACTTGTAATGCTACTTGTAATCACTTTTAGTAAGGAAGATGAGCAGCCTGCAAGCGGCTTTGAATCTCATAAGGTCGTTGCACATGCCATGGGCGGCATTAACGGCTATACGTACACCAATGCCCTTGAGGCATTTGTTGCTAACTATGCACAGGGAACTCGCCTATTTGAAGTTGATTTGTTGTTAACGACAGATAACCAGCTAGTGGGTCGGCATGAGTGGTCAGAGAATATGAGTAAGCTTTTAGGTCAGTTGGATGTTCTTCCTGCTAATAAACAAGGTGTAGCTCTAGATTATAAGGAATTCATGGATAGTCCAATCCTGGATATATACTCCCCGATCGATGTCGAGAAGTTGCTTGATCTGATGCAGCATTATCCAGATGCTTATATTGTTACGGATACGAAAGAAAATAAACCTGAACTTATAAATAAACAATTTACATTGTTGACTGAAGCTGCGCAGCGGCGAGATCCAGCATTATTGGATCGGATTGTTCCACAAATATATAATCAGACCATGCTCGATGAGATTAATAAGGTACACTCTTTTTCAGAAGTGCTCTATACGCTTTACCAATCTCAGGATACGGATGAACAAGTCGTTGATTTTGTGAAAAAAACTGGAGTAGATATCACAATGCCAGCTAGCCGAGCGACTAAGGACTTTGTTAAAAAGCTGAAAAAGGCTGGAGCTCGTGTATATGTTCATACAGTGAATGAAGAAGATGAAATTCGGAAGCTCTACCGCATGGGTGTGGACGGATTCTATACCGATTTTGTACCTGAGGATGATTTGAATAACATGAGAGGTTTACGTTGA